The following proteins are co-located in the Echinicola sp. 20G genome:
- a CDS encoding OmpH family outer membrane protein, translating to MRKFSKALGILGIAGTLLVACNNKGNESTTAGAGTSGEGTVELSDLNIAYINTDSVINNYQYFKDKSSEISEKGKRYESELSNRAKGFEQEVANFQQSAQNMTPNQSRAKQEDLMKKERNLVTYRDNLMQELSADEANLYNEVYDKIQEFLKGYAEENNLEMILSYTRGGGVWYAHEALDVTTSVTKGLNDAYSSSSKDASSTTDTTSAE from the coding sequence GTGAGAAAATTTAGTAAAGCACTAGGAATTTTAGGAATTGCAGGAACCCTTTTGGTGGCTTGTAATAATAAGGGAAATGAAAGCACTACTGCCGGCGCTGGTACTTCCGGTGAAGGAACAGTTGAATTGAGCGATTTGAACATTGCCTACATCAACACGGACAGTGTGATCAATAACTATCAATACTTCAAAGACAAGTCTTCTGAAATTTCTGAAAAGGGCAAGCGCTATGAAAGTGAGCTTTCTAACAGAGCCAAAGGTTTTGAGCAGGAAGTAGCTAATTTTCAGCAATCTGCACAGAACATGACACCTAACCAGTCAAGAGCCAAGCAAGAAGACTTGATGAAAAAGGAAAGAAACTTGGTGACTTATAGAGATAACTTGATGCAGGAGCTTTCTGCGGATGAAGCGAATCTTTATAATGAAGTTTATGATAAAATTCAGGAATTCCTTAAAGGTTATGCAGAAGAGAACAACTTGGAAATGATTCTTTCTTACACTAGAGGTGGTGGTGTATGGTATGCCCACGAAGCCCTTGATGTAACGACTTCGGTAACCAAAGGACTAAACGACGCTTATAGCTCTTCCTCAAAAGATGCATCCAGCACAACTGACACCACTTCAGCTGAATGA
- a CDS encoding histone deacetylase, translating into MLKIAWSPKYAHPLPNGHRFPMEKYDLLPEQLLYEGTISQENLFEPEALEAKWILNTHHTSYVDKLTSLSLSKSEIRKTGFPLSQSLVDREIHIMHGSVQASLFALEYGIAMNIAGGTHHAFSNRGEGFCLLNDIAISANYLIQNGLASKILVVDLDVHQGNGTAEIFQDVPEVFTFSMHGAANYPLQKEKSDLDVGLPDKVGDEFYISSLKSHLEPLLDQVEPDFIIYQCGVDVLATDKLGRLGLSIHGCKERDRIVLNAAFHHEVPIMCCMGGGYSEKIGHIIEAHANTYRLAQEIFF; encoded by the coding sequence ATTTTAAAAATAGCTTGGTCGCCTAAATACGCCCACCCATTACCTAATGGACATAGGTTTCCAATGGAGAAATATGATCTTTTGCCGGAACAGTTGCTGTACGAAGGCACCATTTCGCAAGAGAATTTGTTTGAGCCGGAAGCCTTGGAGGCAAAGTGGATTCTTAATACACATCATACCAGTTATGTCGATAAGTTGACCAGCTTAAGTCTTTCCAAATCCGAAATCAGAAAAACCGGTTTTCCACTGAGCCAATCTTTGGTGGATCGTGAAATCCATATCATGCATGGTTCGGTACAGGCCAGCCTTTTTGCCTTGGAATATGGCATTGCCATGAATATCGCCGGGGGGACTCATCATGCTTTTTCAAACAGAGGAGAAGGGTTTTGTCTTTTGAACGACATTGCGATTTCGGCGAATTATTTGATCCAAAATGGGTTGGCCAGCAAAATTCTGGTAGTGGACTTGGATGTGCACCAAGGAAATGGAACCGCTGAAATATTTCAGGATGTTCCCGAGGTTTTTACTTTCAGCATGCATGGAGCCGCCAATTATCCACTTCAAAAGGAAAAATCAGATCTGGATGTAGGCTTGCCCGACAAAGTGGGGGATGAATTCTACATCAGCAGTTTGAAATCCCATTTGGAACCTTTGCTTGATCAGGTAGAGCCAGATTTTATCATTTACCAATGTGGGGTGGACGTATTGGCTACCGATAAGCTAGGCAGGCTGGGACTTAGCATCCATGGGTGTAAGGAGCGGGACAGAATAGTGTTGAATGCTGCTTTTCATCATGAAGTTCCCATCATGTGCTGTATGGGAGGGGGCTATTCAGAAAAAATAGGCCATATAATTGAAGCCCATGCCAATACTTATAGGCTGGCCCAGGAAATCTTCTTTTGA
- a CDS encoding phage holin family protein, whose translation MSDSNSGCGNILVQLAVAGLAVIFTGYLLPGVSVENFWVAVVIAAVISLLNFTIKPILIFLTIPITLVTLGLFLLVINAMIILIAAEIVPGFIVDGFWWALLFSFILSIINALFGVSLFSKNR comes from the coding sequence ATGAGTGATTCAAACTCTGGATGTGGCAATATATTGGTTCAGTTGGCTGTCGCTGGCCTTGCTGTCATTTTTACTGGTTATTTATTGCCTGGGGTGTCAGTGGAGAACTTCTGGGTGGCTGTGGTGATCGCTGCGGTCATCAGTTTGTTGAACTTTACCATCAAACCCATCTTGATTTTCTTAACCATCCCCATAACCCTAGTTACTTTGGGTTTGTTCCTTTTGGTGATTAATGCAATGATCATTTTGATTGCTGCAGAGATCGTTCCGGGCTTCATTGTGGATGGCTTTTGGTGGGCTTTATTATTTAGTTTTATTTTATCTATAATAAATGCCCTTTTTGGCGTTTCTTTGTTTAGCAAAAATCGATGA
- a CDS encoding acyl-CoA desaturase: MILIVFFLLHWYFSLFCQSFFLHRYAAHQMFIMNKFWERFFYFFTWACQGSSYLSPRAYAILHRMHHAYSDTPKDPHSPHHTENLFTMMWKTKNIYNDYFSFKLKPEERFSKDVPDWKKFDLMADSMMVRVAWGLLYVAIYVLSISVFELPGTHWWMYFLLPIHFLMGPVHGAIVNWSGHKYGYANFDNNDQSKNSLLLDVLMLGELFQNNHHKLPNRPNFAVKWYEFDPTYPVVKLLHFTRIIKLRTQ, encoded by the coding sequence GTGATATTAATAGTCTTCTTTCTTCTCCATTGGTATTTCTCTTTGTTTTGCCAAAGTTTCTTTCTACATAGATATGCCGCTCACCAAATGTTCATTATGAACAAGTTTTGGGAGAGGTTCTTTTATTTCTTCACTTGGGCATGCCAAGGCAGCTCCTACCTTTCACCAAGGGCCTATGCCATTCTTCATAGAATGCACCATGCCTATAGTGATACTCCAAAAGATCCACACAGCCCACATCATACCGAAAACCTTTTCACCATGATGTGGAAAACCAAAAACATCTACAATGACTATTTCTCTTTCAAACTAAAACCGGAAGAGCGATTCTCCAAAGATGTTCCTGATTGGAAAAAATTTGACCTGATGGCTGACAGCATGATGGTTAGAGTGGCTTGGGGTCTTTTATATGTAGCTATCTATGTATTGAGTATCAGTGTATTTGAATTACCGGGCACTCACTGGTGGATGTACTTCTTACTGCCTATCCACTTTTTGATGGGCCCTGTACATGGAGCCATCGTCAACTGGAGCGGACATAAATACGGTTATGCCAATTTTGATAACAATGACCAATCGAAAAATAGCTTATTGCTGGATGTATTGATGCTAGGTGAACTGTTCCAAAACAACCACCATAAGCTTCCAAACAGACCAAACTTCGCCGTAAAATGGTACGAATTTGATCCTACCTACCCTGTTGTAAAGCTATTACACTTTACAAGAATCATTAAGCTGAGAACACAATAA
- a CDS encoding BlaI/MecI/CopY family transcriptional regulator: MRELTRAEEQVMQILWDIEKGFVKDILAKMSNPKPAYNTVSTIIRILERKGFVKHKAYGKSHEYYPIVTKDQYRSFSIKNLLSGYFGGSFSKLASFFAKDEKMDINELEKLMNEVKDDVK; this comes from the coding sequence ATGAGAGAGTTAACTAGAGCCGAAGAACAAGTCATGCAAATTCTATGGGATATCGAGAAAGGGTTTGTCAAAGATATCCTAGCCAAAATGTCCAACCCAAAACCTGCCTATAACACCGTATCTACAATCATCCGGATACTGGAGAGAAAAGGCTTTGTAAAACACAAAGCTTATGGCAAGTCGCATGAATATTACCCAATCGTGACAAAAGATCAGTACAGGAGTTTTTCTATCAAAAACCTACTGTCAGGTTATTTCGGTGGTTCGTTTTCCAAATTGGCTTCTTTCTTCGCAAAGGACGAAAAAATGGATATCAATGAGCTTGAAAAATTAATGAATGAGGTAAAAGATGACGTAAAATAA